A window of Fictibacillus halophilus contains these coding sequences:
- a CDS encoding winged helix-turn-helix transcriptional regulator, whose protein sequence is MNNQQFDLSNWQSHGYSCPVEATLDIIGGKWKSVILYHLIDGEIRFNELKRLVPGITQRMLTLQLRELERDGIIHREVYKQVPPKVEYSLTSFGETLIPIIKSMLQWGIEHTEKIVRHREQAEIKD, encoded by the coding sequence ATGAATAATCAGCAATTCGACCTTTCCAATTGGCAATCCCACGGCTATTCATGTCCAGTCGAAGCGACTCTTGATATTATCGGCGGTAAGTGGAAAAGCGTTATTTTGTATCACTTGATCGACGGAGAGATACGTTTTAATGAACTAAAGCGTCTCGTACCTGGAATTACACAGCGAATGCTTACCCTACAGTTAAGAGAATTAGAGCGTGACGGAATCATACACCGAGAAGTTTATAAACAAGTCCCTCCCAAAGTGGAATATTCTCTAACTTCGTTTGGTGAAACACTAATCCCTATTATTAAGTCCATGCTTCAATGGGGGATCGAACATACGGAGAAAATCGTTCGCCATCGTGAGCAGGCTGAAATAAAGGACTAA